The DNA sequence CATGCAtgcatgagcgtgtgtgtgtgtgtgtgtgtgtgtgtgtgtgtgtgtgtgtgtgtgtgtgtgtgtgtgtgtgtgtgtgtgtgagagagagagggagagggtgatcaAGAACACGTTGAAAGAGAGCGAAAGATTATGTTCACAATATAATGATGACAGCTAAATTAgtgggtatgtgtatgtatgtgtgtgtttgtacgccCTAACACAGTGTGGCTGTTGTGGGGGTGGAGGATGGTGTTTACAGAAGGACACTGCTAAGCCTACTGGTCTATTAAAATGCGCAACAGAAACCGTTTACTCCAAACGCTCGCACAACGTTTCGTAAATGCTGTTGGGTTCTTAAAAAAAACGGAAGTTGTAGTTCATTTTAACTTTATGGTTTCCGCTCATTGCCTTTCCAATCCGAATAGTGTACGAAGTGTTTGGCACAAGCTGCACACATCTGTAAATGAACAATTCTTCCACGCTCCAAAGCGGAAGTAAGTTCCATCCAACTTCTTCCACtcgtttttttttgtgtttaaaaaaaaacaacgaaGGACACGACTGAACTACAATTTCGGAACTCAACAGCTTTCGGATTAAACAGatgaaacgttttgcaacggaatCCTGCTAATGAAACCCCCCTCGTTAGTTTTTCAGGTGTGATAAATAGCGCAAGACAAGTCTATGGCCATGGCCAAATAATGTTTTGCTGCCATCTCGTGGCCACATATGTTACATGTAGGGATGGGACCGTCTCCAACTTCATTCATTACCGAAACAATTGAGAGGCGACAGCAGGGTTTGAACCATCACATTTTATGGTTACTGGGCACTTAACTTTCTGAGCCATTTAATATCGAGACCACTTGGCTGTGGTTCATTGTAGGCTTCTGCTAACACGGAGGCTATAGAACTAGTTGGCCAGTCAGTATATGCCTAACACCATAGAGTTACAATCCCAGTGACTACTTTgcattttagcagatgctcttatccagagcgacttacaggggttaagtgccttgctcaatggcgCGTGGACAGATTTTTCAAACGCTCTTCACGGATAGGCTACCTGGCCGTCCCGGTAGAACACCCTAACACATTTACACAGGTTGATTTTCAAACATACTTTGTAGTAAAACACAGGACAGCGACAGTGGGTCCACAGTTTATCAATACAAAAAGGAATGCAGTCTCACACATTACAGTCAACAACATACAAGCGCCCAGCCGTCCTACGCTAGGGGTTTCTCTTCGACCTTTCTTTCCTGGAACACACATAGCAGAGGGACAAGACGTTAACAACAGAACTCACTGGATCTTCACTGGATATTCTCTTGTGGAAATAGTGACTGTTACGATGCCATTTATATTCCCCCCTTCAGGTGTAGTAGATCTAACATAGACAAGTATTTAACTCGTGGATTTTGGTACGACTGTAAATGAATGCCTGAATTACTGGTACTATTACATATAGTAATATGTATAACTGATTCGTTAGGAGTACGGTATTGTACAGTACATTGTGGACCATGATTCCTCATTCATGAATAATCTCGTATTCTTCCAGTACCCAAGAAACACTTGGAGGAGAGAAGTCAAGGCAGAAATGACTGAGAGCTGCCACAACTGGTGTGACCTGGAAGAATGTGTCCCAAACCGAGTGAGATGGAGGGCATTCATCAACGGCCTATGCTCCTTATAGGAGCCAAGCGCTTCAGCCAAGTTTGTCTTCCAGACCCCTTACTCTATGTCTCAAAATGACCAGCAGATGTCACTTAAATACTGCTTCACAACTGCTTTCTCTGAGAGCAACTTGCTCAATGGATCCCTACGGTTTCTACAACACCACATATTCATTGATTGACCGTTGGAGGAGGGATGTGGACTGCCTTTCATACTCAAGATGTAGCCTATCTCTCATCTTATTTGTATTCCATTGTCTGATATGAGGACACTCACCCTGGGCTTTCCACACCTGCGGATTTTGTTGCCtaggggatgagagagaaaacCAATCAGTGAGTAATGATGATACAGCCTATTACAGCACTCCCCATGCCCCCAGACAGCAAGGTAATAGAGAACACTATCAATAACTTGGTTTAAGGTGGGGTAGTTTAATCGCTTTAAGTCAGTCAGGTTGGagagagtgcacacacacacacacacacacacacacacacacacacacacacacacacacacacacacacacacacacacacacacacacacacacacacacacacacacacacacacacacacacacacacacacacacagtctggcctGGAGACTCACTGGCCAGCAGGAGAACCGACAGGATCATGATGACTGCAACGAAGGTCAGACCTCCAATACGAAGAGTCTGGTAGTCTACAACACAGAGGACACACTCATCATAAGCTCACCTATGgtaacatatctctctctctctctctctctctctttgtctgtctctttgtctgtctgtctgtctgtctgtctgtctgtctgtctgtctgtctgtctgtctgtctgtctgtctgtctgtctgtctgtctgtctgtctgtctgtctgtctgtctgtctgtctgtctgtctgtctgtctgtctgtctgtctgtctgtctgtcactcattCTCTCCGTGCCATTAGGCATTATGAAATTACCAAATGACTATCTTTATCAGAAAACCATTTTTGTGCAGTATCATTTTGTTGTCTCTTACCATACACAAATTCTGCATCAGGGTCGTACTCGGGAgctgaggagagagcagagaacacAAGATAAGATCCAAGAGGATATCCACACTCTACAGGCCAGTACACTCAGAGGAGTGACAGAAATAGAATAGACAGAGAAACGTACTGTTGTCCCAGCCCTGTGGCTGTTATTGCCATCTGGGGGGGCCTAGGTTTGGAGGCTACCACAAACTCCtgaggtaccttattgctattataaacaggttaccaacgtaatacgaacagtaaacaagtagttTTGCGttatacccgtggtatattgtcTCATATTCAGTACCATggttttcagccaatcagcatccagggttCGCATGACCTGGTTTCTAACAATATAAGACAGACTCAAAAGTAAACCTGGCCCACAGAAAGTCAAGGTAAATCTCCCAGAGCAGATCACACCAATATGTTGTTTCTCACTCGGTCAACGGGAGGCAGTAGTGACAGAGTGGTTTGTTTGAGTTTGTGAAGGTGCTTTGGGATATGTACTGCATGTATGTACAGTGCACTGCGGAGCTAGACAGCTTGTGTCGGTCTCTGTAGCCACAGCATCGTAAATGAATGTTTACTATGTGGCTAGAACATGATTCCCTGTGGCGTTCTGCCCGTTACCTGACAGGCTAATGATGTACATGAAACATGATCAGGCCACAGGTTGTGGCTATTGCCTGATAAAACCCATGGTATAACAGAGAACTGAGACTAGAGGGGACACCTATGGGCATGATCTCCAGATTGTAaatctttttttgtgtgtatatagGACAAATGAAATGTATAATGGAAAATCATCATGAGCTACAATCTAACAAGGAGAGTCAAAACGTTAAACTTCTCGGGGGACAAAACGGGTTATTTGTGTCTAGTACCGGTAATTGAAATTCAGTGATGTAAAACGTACCTCCGGCAGCGGACATGATGGCTGGTCTGTGTGAGTGGCTGTTAGGATGAAGGAAATGAGTATGAGATATACAAAAGCTATATCCATGTCTACAATAACATTTGCTGGGTCCCTAGTCATTCATTGTAGTATGGTATGCTTAGAAAATCTGTTTTGGTTTGACACCGGCATCGCTGACGGGGTAAAATTAGTCAATATGTAACATATTTTTGTTTGTCTAGTTAGCAAATAATTTATGTCAGTAGCATTACCAATGAAAACAGGAATTCTGTTAGTTCTGAAACCCACTGTCTCGTGGTTATGGATTCAGACAGATTACAATTCAATCATCTGTTTTTAATAAATCTGGGGAATGTTTTTTAAGGGTTTTATCCAGCTTATATGAAAGTCTGTTGACAGGTTAAGGAACTCTAGAAGTCCAAACAAATTGGTTTCGCTGGTTCTTCATATTTAGCCTTGATATCTGACTAATTGCTAGAGAGGGTAGTAAAGATattgatttacacacacacacacacacaaacacacacacgcacgcacgcacacaggcacacaggcacacagtacactgttctgttcttttgATCTAAATCTCTGTGCCTTTAATCATTAACTTACATGGATTGTAAGATCCAAATATCCCTGAGTCCATTTTCTTCGGACAGTCTCACGCGTGTGTAAGTACTAGTTGTGAAATATGTGAGagtgtatgtgcctgtgtgtaaACGTATGT is a window from the Oncorhynchus tshawytscha isolate Ot180627B linkage group LG14, Otsh_v2.0, whole genome shotgun sequence genome containing:
- the LOC112267551 gene encoding sodium/potassium-transporting ATPase subunit gamma-like, producing the protein LDCSWLQRQKEAQLRGSHIARGAFQHHSHSHRPAIMSAAGAPEYDPDAEFVYDYQTLRIGGLTFVAVIMILSVLLLASNKIRRCGKPRERKVEEKPLA